The genomic segment CATTCAGTCCCATATCCTGATACGAATGTAATACCTGCTCAAATTCTCCCTTGCGCAGCAACCCGTTATCCACAAAAATACAGTGCAGGTTAGCACCAATGGCGCGATGCAGCAACTGTGCGGCAACGGAAGAATCCACACCGCCCGAAAGCCCAAGCACGACCTTATCGTTACCCAGTTTTTCGCGCAGTTCCGCAACGGTTGTTTCAATAAATGCCGCCGAAGTCCAGTCTTGCGCACAGCCGCAAATGTCCACTACAAAATTGCGCAGCAACTGCCGCCCCTCGAGCGAGTGCGTTACTTCGGGGTGAAACTGAATACCGTAAACGGGAGCCGACTTGTGCCTGTAAGCAGCCACTTTCACGGTAGCAGTACTGGCAGTAATTTCAAAATCGTCAGAAATGGCAGAGATGGTATCCCCGTGCGACATCCACACCTGCGACTGCGGCGACAAATAGCGAAACAGCGGGTCGTGCTCATGGATAAAGCTCAAATTGGCTCTGCCATATTCGCGGATGGTAGAAGGCAACACATTGCCTCCTGTTTTTTGCGCCATCAGTTGCGCACCATAGCAAATCCCTAATACGGGCAGGTTGCCAAAATCAGCCAAATTGACATCCGGCGCGCCCTCGTCGCGAACCGAGCAGGGGCTTCCTGATAGGATAATTCCTTTAACCGCTGCATCAATGGCAGGGTAATGGTTATACGGATGGATTTCGCAATAAACGTTCAGTTCGCGCACCCGACGTGCAATCAACTGGGTATATTGCGAGCCAAAATCGAGGATAAGAATCTTTGCTGTCATGCCCCAAAGGTACTATTTTTAGGTTAGGTATATTTATTGCTACTGCTACAACCGGGAGATATTTCTATGAGAAAACACATATCATTCGCCTGTATTTCACTACTGTTTGCCTGCGCGGGAGTGGCGCAGGTGCCTTCAAAAATCAACGGCAAAGGAGTTCTTGCAAGTGCATCGTACAAACAAGACAACGACAAAAGCGCATTGCTTACCAATCCTCCCGAGATGGTGTTTGTAGAAGGCGGCAATTTTTTAATGGGCAGCGAAGATGGTGAACCCGAAGAACAACCTATCCACAAAGTAACCGTGAGCAGTTTCTACATAGCCAAATACGAGGTTACGGTCGCTCAATACCGCGAATTTTGCAAAGAAACAGGGCGTGCGATGCCGGAAACACCCAAATGGGGCTGGCAGGATACCGCACCGATTGTCAATGTAAGTTGGAACGATGCACAGGCCTATTGCAAGTGGTTGGCGCAAAAAACAGGGCAACCCTTCCGATTGCCTACGGAGGCAGAGTGGGAGTTTGCGGCACGCGGCGGAACAAAAACCAAAAAGTTCCGATTTGCAGGCTCCAATAAATTGGAAGAAGTCGGTTGGTTTGACAAAAATGCCGGCAAAAAAGCTCAACCCGTAGGCGAAAAAGCACCAAATGAGTTAGGACTCTACGACATGAGTGGTAATACGTGGGAATGGGTCAATGATTGGTTTGACAGCGATTATTACGCCAAAAGCCCCGAGAAAGACCCACAAGGGCCGCCCAGAGGTTCTATGCGTGTGATGCGCAGCGGCTCATGGATTAACTACGAGGAAGATAACCGCATAGCCATCCGAATCAGCAACATGCCTAACGATACAGGGCCTTTTTTCGGATTCCGCGTGGCAATGAGCGCCAAAAAGTAACACAAATGCAGATTGCAAGCCGATTGTCTGCAATTGAGCAAACTTAACCGGCAAAGGCTTAAAACATACTCAATTGCCTGTAAACACCGTTCAAGTGTTCGTGATTGAGGAGCCACTCTTTGCGCCATAAACCGCCTGCATATCCCGTCAGGTTGCCGTCTGCACCAATGACGCGGTGGCAGGGAACAATTACCCACACAGGGTTGCGCCCATTTGCAGCAGCTACGGCTCGCACAG from the Rhodoflexus caldus genome contains:
- a CDS encoding formylglycine-generating enzyme family protein, encoding MRKHISFACISLLFACAGVAQVPSKINGKGVLASASYKQDNDKSALLTNPPEMVFVEGGNFLMGSEDGEPEEQPIHKVTVSSFYIAKYEVTVAQYREFCKETGRAMPETPKWGWQDTAPIVNVSWNDAQAYCKWLAQKTGQPFRLPTEAEWEFAARGGTKTKKFRFAGSNKLEEVGWFDKNAGKKAQPVGEKAPNELGLYDMSGNTWEWVNDWFDSDYYAKSPEKDPQGPPRGSMRVMRSGSWINYEEDNRIAIRISNMPNDTGPFFGFRVAMSAKK
- the guaA gene encoding glutamine-hydrolyzing GMP synthase, which encodes MTAKILILDFGSQYTQLIARRVRELNVYCEIHPYNHYPAIDAAVKGIILSGSPCSVRDEGAPDVNLADFGNLPVLGICYGAQLMAQKTGGNVLPSTIREYGRANLSFIHEHDPLFRYLSPQSQVWMSHGDTISAISDDFEITASTATVKVAAYRHKSAPVYGIQFHPEVTHSLEGRQLLRNFVVDICGCAQDWTSAAFIETTVAELREKLGNDKVVLGLSGGVDSSVAAQLLHRAIGANLHCIFVDNGLLRKGEFEQVLHSYQDMGLNVRGVDAKARFYDALKGLTDPEQKRKAIGRVFIEVFDHEAHAISDVKWLGQGTIYPDVIESVSVKGPSVTIKSHHNVGGLPETMKLKVVEPLRLLFKDEVRAVGRTLGMPDNLLGRHPFPGPGLAIRILGEVTPEKVAVLQEVDHIFINGLREHELYDQVWQAGAVLLPVQSVGVMGDERTYENVVALRAVTSVDGMTADWSRLPYEFLAEISNQIINRVKGVNRVVYDISSKPPATIEWE